The following proteins are co-located in the Pseudomonas sp. ATCC 13867 genome:
- a CDS encoding DUF934 domain-containing protein, with translation MQRIIKNREVVDDRWHLLPKDATLETVPNCDDVIIPLNLWLEHGPALRGRDGGLGVWLDSDEEPEAIAEDLDKFQVIAVNFPAFTDGRGFSTARLLRERFGYKGEVRAIGDVLRDQLFYMQSCGFDAYAIRADRDPHDALASLEDFSEVYQTSVTQPQPLFRRRQLA, from the coding sequence ATGCAGCGAATCATTAAGAACCGCGAAGTCGTCGACGACCGCTGGCACCTGCTGCCCAAGGACGCGACCCTCGAGACCGTGCCCAACTGCGACGACGTGATCATCCCGCTGAACCTGTGGCTGGAACACGGCCCGGCCCTGCGCGGCCGCGACGGCGGCCTGGGCGTGTGGCTGGATTCGGACGAAGAGCCCGAAGCCATCGCCGAGGACCTGGACAAGTTCCAAGTGATCGCGGTGAACTTCCCGGCCTTCACCGACGGCCGCGGTTTCAGCACCGCGCGCCTGCTGCGCGAGCGCTTCGGCTACAAGGGCGAAGTGCGCGCCATCGGCGACGTGCTGCGCGACCAGCTGTTCTACATGCAGAGCTGCGGCTTCGACGCCTACGCCATCCGCGCCGACCGCGACCCGCATGACGCGCTGGCCAGCCTGGAGGACTTCTCCGAGGTCTACCAGACCTCGGTGACCCAGCCGCAACCGCTGTTCCGTCGTCGCCAGCTCGCCTGA
- a CDS encoding histidine phosphatase family protein translates to MGSIYLIRHGQASFGADDYDVLSPIGVRQAEILGEHLASLGQCFDRCVSGDLRRQRHTAEAVMGRLNDAGIATPALEIDPAFNEFEADAVIRAHLQDLLEIEPQALHIMRNAADHRAEFQRLFSTVISRWVSGEHDKDGLVSWAEFLDTVHGGLKRLLESASGKDSIGVFTSGGTITAMLQLVTGIPPLNAFELNWQIVNTSLNRLKFRGSEVALASFNSHVHLELLRAPELITYR, encoded by the coding sequence GTGGGAAGCATCTACCTGATTCGACATGGCCAGGCATCGTTCGGCGCCGACGACTACGACGTGCTCTCGCCCATCGGCGTGCGCCAGGCGGAAATCCTCGGCGAGCACCTGGCCAGCCTGGGCCAGTGTTTCGACCGCTGCGTCAGTGGCGACCTGCGCCGCCAGCGCCATACCGCCGAAGCGGTGATGGGCCGGCTGAACGACGCCGGCATCGCGACCCCCGCGCTGGAAATCGACCCCGCATTCAATGAATTCGAAGCCGACGCCGTGATCCGCGCGCACCTGCAGGACCTGCTCGAAATCGAACCGCAGGCGCTGCACATCATGCGCAACGCCGCCGACCACCGCGCCGAGTTCCAGCGCCTGTTCTCCACCGTGATCTCCCGCTGGGTGTCCGGCGAGCACGACAAGGACGGCCTGGTGAGCTGGGCCGAGTTCCTCGACACCGTGCATGGCGGCCTCAAGCGCCTGCTGGAGTCGGCCAGCGGCAAGGACAGCATCGGCGTGTTCACCTCCGGCGGCACCATCACCGCGATGCTGCAACTGGTGACCGGCATTCCGCCGCTGAACGCCTTCGAACTCAACTGGCAGATCGTCAACACCTCGCTCAACCGCCTGAAGTTCCGCGGCAGCGAAGTGGCCCTGGCTTCCTTCAACAGTCACGTGCATCTGGAACTGTTGAGGGCGCCGGAACTCATCACCTATCGTTGA
- a CDS encoding nitrite/sulfite reductase encodes MYVYDEYDQRIVEDRVKQFRDQTRRYLAGELTGEEFRPLRLQNGLYIQRYAPMLRIAVPYGLLASRQVRKLAQIARDYDKGYAHISTRQNVQFNWPALEDVPEILAELSTVQMHSIQTSGNCVRNTTTDQFAGIARDELVDPRPWCEIIRQWSTFHPEFAHLPRKFKIAVNGAARDRAAIEVHDIGLEAVKNEAGELGFRVLVGGGLGRTPIVGSFINEFLPWQHLLSYLDAILRVYNRYGRRDNKFKARIKILVKALGPEVFAEKVNAEWAHLKDGPSTLTDAEVQRVSQHFVDPAYKVLDDQEAALAQLDAEHPGFARWRQRNTFAHKKPGYIAVTLSLKPTGVSPGDVTDKQLDKIAELADRYSFGEVRNSHNQNIILADVEQSQLFTLWGELREYGFASPNVGLLTDIICCPGGDFCSLANAKSIPVAEAIQRRFDDLDYLFDIGDIDLNISGCMNACGHHHVGHIGILGVDKKGEEFYQVSLGGSASRDASLAQILGPSFAQDQMADVIEKIINVYVEQRTEEEAFLDTFRRIGIDLFKERVYAANH; translated from the coding sequence ATGTACGTATATGACGAATACGATCAAAGGATCGTAGAGGATCGCGTCAAGCAGTTCCGCGATCAGACCCGCCGCTACCTGGCCGGTGAACTGACCGGCGAGGAATTCCGCCCGCTGCGTCTGCAGAATGGCCTGTACATCCAGCGCTATGCGCCGATGCTGCGTATCGCAGTGCCCTATGGTCTGCTGGCCTCCCGGCAGGTCCGCAAGCTGGCGCAGATCGCCCGCGACTACGACAAGGGCTACGCGCACATCAGCACCCGCCAGAACGTGCAGTTCAACTGGCCGGCCCTGGAAGACGTGCCGGAGATCCTCGCCGAGCTGTCCACCGTGCAGATGCACTCGATCCAGACCAGCGGCAACTGCGTGCGCAACACCACCACCGACCAGTTCGCCGGCATTGCCCGCGACGAGCTGGTGGATCCGCGCCCCTGGTGCGAGATCATCCGTCAGTGGTCGACCTTCCACCCCGAGTTCGCCCACCTGCCGCGCAAGTTCAAGATCGCCGTCAACGGCGCCGCGCGCGACCGTGCCGCGATCGAGGTGCACGACATCGGCCTGGAAGCGGTGAAGAACGAAGCCGGCGAGCTGGGCTTCCGCGTGCTGGTCGGCGGCGGCCTGGGCCGTACCCCGATCGTCGGCAGCTTCATCAACGAGTTCCTGCCCTGGCAGCACCTGCTGTCGTACCTGGACGCCATCTTGCGCGTGTACAACCGCTATGGCCGCCGGGACAACAAGTTCAAGGCGCGCATCAAGATCCTGGTCAAGGCACTGGGCCCGGAAGTCTTCGCCGAGAAGGTCAACGCCGAATGGGCGCACCTCAAGGACGGCCCGAGCACCCTGACCGACGCGGAAGTGCAGCGTGTTTCCCAGCACTTCGTCGACCCGGCCTACAAGGTCCTGGACGACCAGGAGGCCGCCCTCGCCCAGCTCGACGCCGAGCATCCGGGCTTCGCCCGCTGGCGCCAGCGCAACACCTTCGCCCACAAGAAGCCCGGCTACATCGCCGTGACCCTGTCGCTCAAGCCGACCGGCGTGTCCCCTGGCGACGTCACCGACAAGCAGCTGGACAAGATCGCCGAACTGGCCGACCGCTACAGCTTCGGCGAAGTGCGCAACAGCCATAACCAGAACATCATCCTCGCCGACGTCGAGCAGTCGCAGCTGTTCACCCTCTGGGGCGAACTGCGCGAGTACGGTTTCGCCAGCCCCAACGTGGGCCTGCTGACCGACATCATCTGCTGCCCCGGCGGCGACTTCTGCTCCCTGGCCAACGCCAAATCGATCCCGGTGGCCGAAGCCATCCAGCGCCGTTTCGACGACCTGGACTACCTGTTCGACATCGGCGACATCGACCTGAACATCTCCGGCTGCATGAATGCCTGCGGCCACCACCACGTGGGCCACATCGGCATCCTCGGCGTGGACAAGAAGGGCGAGGAGTTCTACCAGGTGTCCCTGGGCGGCAGCGCCAGCCGTGACGCGAGCCTCGCGCAGATCCTCGGCCCGTCGTTCGCCCAGGACCAGATGGCCGACGTGATCGAGAAGATCATCAACGTCTACGTGGAACAGCGCACCGAGGAGGAAGCCTTCCTCGATACCTTCCGCCGCATCGGCATCGACCTCTTCAAGGAACGCGTATATGCAGCGAATCATTAA
- a CDS encoding alpha/beta hydrolase family protein encodes MITPLPRPLDNGNGHNLSSHWYYPLGEIRGAVLIVPAMGVEQRFYTAFAHWLAERGHLTVTFDYVGMGKSRSGHLRDLDVDVLAWGKHDCSAMLDAVVEAAGDLPVYWVGHSLGGQILPFVRGNERIHRAFTIATGSGYWRENTKGLRHKAWLLWYCLAPTLTPLLGYFPGKRLGVVGDLPRGVIEQWRRWCLDPEYAVGAEGGAVREAYSLVRTPITSISFTDDEMMSGRNTESLHGFYRGAPKTVKRIAPEDIGVKRIGHFGFFRSQFADSLWAGYLLPDLG; translated from the coding sequence ATGATCACCCCGCTCCCCCGCCCCCTGGACAACGGCAACGGCCACAACCTGTCCAGCCACTGGTACTACCCGCTCGGCGAAATCCGTGGCGCGGTGCTGATCGTCCCCGCGATGGGCGTCGAGCAGCGCTTCTACACGGCCTTCGCCCACTGGCTGGCCGAGCGCGGCCATCTCACCGTGACCTTCGATTACGTCGGCATGGGCAAGTCCCGCAGCGGCCACCTGCGCGACCTGGATGTGGATGTACTGGCCTGGGGCAAGCATGATTGCAGCGCGATGCTCGACGCGGTGGTCGAGGCCGCCGGCGACCTGCCGGTGTACTGGGTCGGCCACAGCCTGGGCGGGCAGATCCTGCCCTTCGTGCGCGGCAACGAGCGCATCCATCGCGCCTTCACCATCGCCACCGGCAGCGGCTATTGGCGCGAGAACACCAAGGGATTGCGGCACAAGGCCTGGCTGCTCTGGTATTGCCTGGCGCCAACCCTCACGCCGCTGCTGGGCTACTTTCCGGGCAAGCGCCTGGGCGTGGTCGGCGACCTGCCGCGCGGGGTGATCGAGCAATGGCGGCGCTGGTGCCTGGACCCGGAATACGCCGTGGGCGCGGAAGGCGGCGCGGTGCGCGAGGCCTATTCATTGGTGCGCACGCCCATCACCTCCATCTCCTTCACCGACGACGAGATGATGTCCGGGCGTAATACCGAATCGCTGCACGGCTTCTATCGTGGTGCGCCGAAGACGGTGAAACGCATCGCTCCAGAAGATATCGGCGTGAAGCGCATCGGCCACTTCGGCTTCTTCCGCAGCCAGTTCGCCGATTCGCTGTGGGCGGGCTACCTGCTGCCGGACCTGGGCTGA
- a CDS encoding YhdH/YhfP family quinone oxidoreductase: protein MSAFKALWVTESAHGVYDLQVTERQVSDLPAGEVLVRVKYSSLNYKDALSASGNRGVTRKYPHTPGIDAAGVVEASSVGEFAVGDEVIVTGYDLGMNTPGGFGQYIRVPAAWLIKRPQGLSLREAMILGTAGLTAALCVDKLERAGVTPSSGPILVTGATGGVGSIAVMLLARLGYTVAAATGKLEQAELLNRLGARQILDRATVSDGIDKPLLREQWAGAVDTVGGDILFNVVKSLQYGGSVACCGLTAGAAFKATVLPFILRGVNLLGVDSVELPLVVKASMWDKLSLQWKLDNLEAAVREVTLDDLPAAIHQILAGKLVGRVLVNLG from the coding sequence ATGAGTGCATTCAAGGCGTTGTGGGTCACCGAGTCGGCACACGGCGTGTACGACCTGCAGGTGACCGAGCGGCAGGTTTCCGATTTGCCGGCAGGCGAAGTGCTGGTGCGGGTGAAGTATTCCTCGCTGAACTACAAGGATGCGCTGTCCGCCAGCGGTAACCGTGGCGTCACCCGCAAGTATCCGCACACGCCTGGCATCGATGCCGCCGGCGTGGTTGAAGCGTCCTCGGTGGGCGAGTTCGCCGTCGGCGATGAGGTCATCGTCACCGGCTATGACCTGGGCATGAACACTCCGGGCGGTTTCGGCCAGTACATCCGCGTGCCCGCGGCCTGGCTGATCAAGCGTCCGCAGGGCCTGTCGCTACGCGAAGCGATGATTCTCGGCACCGCTGGCCTGACCGCCGCGCTGTGCGTCGACAAGCTCGAGCGCGCCGGCGTGACGCCGTCCTCAGGCCCGATCCTGGTCACCGGCGCCACCGGCGGCGTGGGCAGCATCGCGGTGATGCTGCTGGCACGGCTGGGCTACACCGTGGCAGCCGCCACCGGCAAGCTGGAGCAGGCCGAATTGCTGAACCGCCTCGGCGCGCGGCAGATCCTCGACCGCGCCACCGTCTCCGATGGCATCGACAAACCGCTGCTGCGCGAGCAGTGGGCCGGCGCGGTGGACACCGTGGGCGGCGACATCCTGTTCAACGTGGTCAAGTCGCTGCAGTACGGCGGCAGCGTCGCCTGCTGCGGACTGACCGCCGGCGCCGCCTTCAAGGCCACCGTGCTGCCCTTCATCCTGCGCGGCGTGAACCTGCTGGGCGTGGACTCGGTGGAGCTGCCGCTGGTGGTCAAGGCTTCCATGTGGGACAAGCTGTCCCTGCAGTGGAAGCTCGACAACCTCGAAGCGGCGGTGCGCGAGGTCACCCTCGACGACCTGCCTGCCGCCATCCACCAGATTCTTGCCGGCAAGCTGGTCGGCCGGGTGCTGGTGAACCTCGGCTAA
- a CDS encoding MATE family efflux transporter has product MLERQRLQNILTLGLPIIGGMLSQSLLNLVDAAMVGHLGEKSLAGVGIGSYANFVAISLVMGLGAGVQALVARRRGEGRMEDQAAPLNCGLLVALGLSLPITLICLLFAEPIVRALSNDPEVLAVGLPYFEWRALSVLAVGLNFSFRGYWNGTRRSGMYMRTLVVMHLANAAISYSLIHGLFGLPRMGAVGSGLGTTLALYLGSLIYAWLTWRDARAQGFRPRLPSERDIRVMLRLSLPNSLQQFFFAAGITLLFWIIAQVGTRELAVAHVLINLALFLILPGIGLGMAATTLVSQSMGERDFDSAHRWGWDVVKVAACGLALLGAPFWLFPEAILRLFVSDPALIELGRLPLTLTGLGMVIDATALVLTQALLGAGATRTVMAVSLGNQWLFFLPLAYLVGPVLGGGLLAIWSMQILQRGLASVIFAMMWQKREWTQIEL; this is encoded by the coding sequence ATGTTAGAGCGTCAGCGCCTCCAGAACATTCTCACCCTGGGCCTGCCGATCATCGGCGGAATGCTCAGCCAGAGCCTGCTCAACCTGGTGGATGCCGCGATGGTCGGCCATCTGGGGGAAAAGTCCCTGGCCGGCGTCGGTATCGGCAGCTACGCCAACTTCGTCGCGATCTCCCTGGTGATGGGGTTGGGCGCCGGCGTACAGGCACTGGTGGCCCGGCGTCGTGGCGAAGGCCGCATGGAAGACCAGGCGGCACCGCTCAACTGCGGCCTGCTGGTGGCGCTGGGGCTGTCGCTGCCGATCACCCTGATCTGCCTGCTGTTCGCCGAACCCATCGTCCGCGCCCTGTCCAACGACCCCGAGGTGCTGGCGGTCGGCCTCCCCTACTTCGAGTGGCGCGCGCTGTCGGTGCTGGCGGTAGGGCTGAACTTCTCCTTCCGCGGCTACTGGAACGGCACGCGGCGTTCGGGCATGTACATGCGCACGCTGGTGGTGATGCACCTGGCCAACGCGGCGATCAGCTACAGCCTGATCCACGGCCTGTTCGGCCTGCCGCGCATGGGCGCGGTGGGCAGCGGGCTGGGAACCACCCTGGCGCTCTATCTGGGCTCGCTGATCTACGCCTGGCTCACCTGGCGCGACGCCCGCGCCCAGGGCTTCCGCCCGCGCCTGCCGAGCGAGCGCGACATCCGCGTGATGCTGCGCCTGTCACTGCCCAACTCGCTGCAGCAGTTCTTCTTCGCCGCCGGCATCACCCTGCTGTTCTGGATCATCGCCCAGGTCGGCACCCGCGAGCTGGCGGTGGCCCACGTGCTGATCAACCTGGCGCTGTTCCTGATCCTGCCCGGCATCGGCCTGGGCATGGCCGCCACCACCCTGGTCAGCCAGAGCATGGGCGAGCGCGACTTCGACAGTGCGCATCGCTGGGGCTGGGATGTGGTGAAGGTCGCGGCCTGCGGCCTGGCGTTGCTGGGCGCGCCGTTCTGGCTGTTCCCCGAGGCGATCCTGCGGCTGTTCGTCAGCGACCCGGCGCTGATCGAACTGGGCCGCCTGCCGCTGACGCTCACCGGGCTGGGCATGGTGATCGACGCCACCGCGCTGGTGCTCACCCAGGCCCTGCTCGGCGCGGGCGCCACCCGCACGGTCATGGCGGTCAGCCTGGGCAATCAGTGGCTATTCTTCCTGCCACTGGCCTATCTGGTGGGGCCGGTTCTCGGCGGTGGCCTGCTGGCGATCTGGAGCATGCAGATCCTCCAGCGCGGGCTGGCCTCGGTGATCTTCGCGATGATGTGGCAGAAACGCGAGTGGACACAGATCGAACTCTAG
- the sohB gene encoding protease SohB: MEFLADYAGFLAKTFTVVVAIVIVLVVIAALRGRGRRGGSGHLEVHKLNDFYKDLRERLQHSVLEKAKLKALRKSEAKSTKEAKKKKSGEKSRVYVLDFDGDIKASATEQLRHEVTALLSLATPRDEVVLRLESGGGMVHGYGLAASQLARIRQAGVPLTVCVDKVAASGGYMMACIGERILSAPFAILGSIGVVAQLPNVHRLLKKHDIDFEVLTAGEYKRTLTVFGENTDKGREKFQEDLETTHELFKRFVVHYRPQLAIDEIATGEVWLGQAALGRKLVDELKTSDEYLAERARESDVYQLSYVQKKSIQERFGVGVSGVIDRVLVTWWERLGRSRFWQ; the protein is encoded by the coding sequence GTGGAGTTTCTAGCGGATTACGCGGGTTTCCTGGCCAAGACCTTCACCGTGGTGGTGGCCATCGTCATCGTCCTGGTGGTGATCGCCGCGCTGCGCGGCCGTGGCCGACGCGGTGGCAGTGGGCACCTGGAGGTGCACAAGCTCAACGACTTCTACAAGGATCTGCGCGAGCGCCTGCAACATAGCGTATTGGAAAAGGCCAAGCTGAAGGCCCTGCGCAAGTCCGAGGCCAAGTCGACGAAAGAGGCGAAAAAGAAGAAGAGCGGCGAGAAGAGTCGCGTCTACGTGCTCGACTTCGATGGCGACATCAAGGCCTCGGCCACCGAGCAGCTGCGCCATGAAGTCACCGCGCTGCTGAGCCTGGCCACCCCCCGCGACGAAGTGGTGCTGCGCCTGGAGAGCGGCGGCGGCATGGTCCACGGCTATGGCCTGGCCGCCTCCCAGCTGGCGCGCATCCGCCAGGCCGGCGTGCCGCTGACCGTCTGCGTCGACAAGGTCGCCGCCAGCGGCGGCTACATGATGGCCTGCATTGGCGAGCGTATCCTCTCCGCGCCCTTTGCCATCCTCGGCTCCATCGGCGTGGTGGCGCAACTGCCGAACGTGCACCGCCTGCTGAAGAAGCACGACATCGATTTCGAGGTGCTCACCGCCGGTGAATACAAGCGCACCCTGACGGTGTTCGGCGAGAACACCGACAAGGGCCGCGAGAAGTTCCAGGAAGACCTGGAAACCACCCACGAGTTGTTCAAGCGCTTCGTCGTGCATTACCGCCCGCAGCTGGCCATCGACGAGATCGCCACCGGCGAGGTCTGGCTGGGCCAGGCGGCGCTGGGCAGGAAACTGGTGGACGAACTCAAGACCAGCGACGAGTACCTGGCCGAACGTGCTCGTGAGTCGGATGTCTATCAGCTCAGTTACGTACAGAAGAAATCCATCCAGGAACGCTTCGGCGTGGGCGTCAGCGGCGTGATCGACCGCGTGCTGGTGACCTGGTGGGAGCGCCTGGGGCGCAGCCGCTTCTGGCAATGA
- a CDS encoding YggL family protein, whose protein sequence is MKYLTPEQMAKPRKRRLQKKLRLGEFQEFGFSLEVNYSGDLDDVLDQWIAFVESEGWVFVGGATEDGEFTGYLCLNAVGSLSEADRETTRLWLEKQSWCKSFELGELSDCWHGLFE, encoded by the coding sequence ATGAAATACCTCACCCCCGAACAGATGGCCAAACCGCGCAAGCGCCGCCTGCAGAAGAAGCTGCGCCTGGGCGAGTTCCAGGAGTTCGGCTTCAGCCTGGAAGTGAACTACAGCGGCGACCTGGATGATGTGCTCGATCAGTGGATCGCCTTTGTCGAGTCCGAGGGCTGGGTCTTCGTCGGCGGCGCCACCGAAGATGGCGAGTTCACCGGCTACCTGTGCCTGAACGCGGTCGGCAGCCTGAGCGAAGCCGACCGCGAAACCACCCGCCTGTGGCTGGAAAAGCAGTCCTGGTGCAAGTCCTTCGAGCTGGGCGAGCTGAGCGACTGCTGGCACGGCCTGTTCGAGTAA
- a CDS encoding DUF2970 domain-containing protein gives MDDQQNKPPSFWQMLHSVLAAAFGVQSGKNRARDFSQGKASHFIALGILFTLIFVLLLYSLVQLVLHFAGI, from the coding sequence ATGGACGATCAACAGAACAAACCGCCAAGCTTCTGGCAGATGCTGCACAGCGTGCTGGCCGCCGCCTTCGGTGTGCAGAGCGGGAAGAACCGGGCGCGCGACTTCAGCCAGGGCAAGGCCAGTCACTTCATTGCCCTGGGTATCCTCTTTACGCTGATCTTCGTGCTGCTGCTCTACTCCCTGGTGCAGCTGGTGCTGCACTTCGCAGGGATCTAG
- a CDS encoding PaaI family thioesterase, with amino-acid sequence MHVDSLQDTVAPEGVCYGCGGSNPHGLHIKSRWHEDGIHVVAEHLPEAKYCGWPELVYGGLIAMLVDCHSNWTAMAYHYRAEGREPGSLPRIDCVTGNLGIKYIKPTPMGVPLTLKAHVEGEVGRKSRIICEVYAGDVLTCVGDSIFVRVDTSQLRDAAHGREA; translated from the coding sequence ATGCACGTGGATTCACTGCAAGATACCGTCGCGCCGGAAGGCGTCTGTTATGGCTGCGGCGGCAGCAACCCGCACGGGCTGCATATCAAGAGCCGCTGGCACGAGGACGGTATTCACGTCGTCGCCGAGCACCTGCCCGAAGCCAAGTACTGCGGCTGGCCGGAGCTGGTCTACGGCGGACTGATCGCCATGCTGGTGGACTGCCACTCGAACTGGACCGCAATGGCCTACCACTACCGCGCCGAAGGCCGCGAGCCGGGCAGCCTGCCGCGCATCGACTGCGTCACCGGCAACCTGGGCATCAAGTACATCAAACCGACCCCGATGGGTGTGCCGCTGACGCTGAAGGCCCATGTCGAGGGCGAGGTCGGGCGCAAGAGCCGGATCATCTGCGAGGTCTACGCCGGCGACGTGCTGACCTGCGTCGGCGACTCCATCTTCGTGCGCGTCGACACCTCGCAACTGCGTGACGCCGCCCACGGTCGCGAAGCCTGA
- a CDS encoding TetR/AcrR family transcriptional regulator: MARPSRKDDILQAALACFSESGVDATTIEMIRDRSGASIGSLYHHYGNKERIIGALYLTGVGQYAALLDAGIEEGMSAEACVKLFVTCYVDWVAANPEWARFILHSRGRVEAGEVGEALREANREQGRRIAALLSEHRKAGAFKQLAPELFNSVVIGPSQDYARNWLAGRTKVDLIDCRDQLAQIAWESVRA; the protein is encoded by the coding sequence ATGGCCCGACCTTCCCGCAAAGACGACATCCTCCAGGCTGCGCTGGCCTGCTTCAGCGAATCCGGCGTGGACGCCACTACCATCGAGATGATCCGTGACCGCTCCGGCGCCAGTATCGGCAGCCTCTACCATCACTACGGCAACAAGGAACGGATCATCGGCGCGCTGTACCTGACCGGCGTTGGCCAGTACGCGGCGCTGCTGGACGCTGGAATCGAGGAGGGAATGAGCGCGGAGGCCTGTGTGAAGCTGTTCGTCACCTGCTACGTCGACTGGGTCGCGGCCAATCCGGAGTGGGCGCGTTTCATCCTGCACAGCCGCGGTCGGGTCGAGGCCGGGGAGGTGGGTGAGGCGTTGCGTGAGGCCAATCGTGAGCAGGGCCGGCGCATTGCAGCGCTGCTTTCAGAGCACCGCAAGGCTGGCGCCTTCAAGCAGTTGGCGCCGGAGCTGTTCAACTCGGTGGTCATCGGCCCGAGCCAGGACTATGCACGCAACTGGCTGGCCGGGCGGACGAAGGTGGACCTGATCGATTGCCGCGATCAGTTGGCGCAGATTGCCTGGGAGAGTGTGCGGGCCTGA